One Nostoc sp. UHCC 0302 DNA window includes the following coding sequences:
- the lipA gene encoding lipoyl synthase: MTSSQPASLKSEITAMPSWLRRPIGKASELSTVQRIIKQRQIHTICEEGRCPNRGECYAQKTATFLLMGPTCTRSCAFCQVDKGHAPMPIDLEEPQKVAEAVQLLGLRYVVLTSVARDDLSDQGAGHFVNTIATIRQLNPETQIEVLTPDFWGGTGVGEEGQRQRIATVVKTKPACFNHNIETVRRLTGPVRRGAKYDRSLRVLAIVKEIDSTISTKSGLMLGHGETLNEVMETMADLRTVGCDRLTIGQYMRPSLEHLPVQKYWTPEEFDQLGRLAWEMGFSHVRSGPLVRSSYHAGEEEGKIGK, from the coding sequence ATGACTTCGTCACAACCAGCCTCACTAAAGTCTGAAATTACAGCAATGCCTAGCTGGTTACGTCGCCCCATTGGCAAAGCCAGTGAGCTTTCTACTGTACAACGTATTATTAAGCAACGCCAAATTCACACAATTTGCGAAGAAGGACGCTGCCCCAACAGGGGGGAATGCTACGCCCAAAAAACTGCGACTTTCTTACTTATGGGGCCTACTTGCACTCGTTCTTGTGCCTTTTGTCAAGTAGATAAAGGTCATGCACCGATGCCTATTGACTTAGAGGAACCGCAAAAGGTGGCAGAGGCGGTGCAACTTTTGGGATTGCGTTATGTTGTGCTGACTTCTGTTGCTCGTGATGACTTGTCTGATCAGGGTGCAGGGCATTTTGTTAATACGATCGCGACTATCCGTCAATTAAACCCAGAAACTCAAATTGAAGTACTGACCCCAGATTTTTGGGGTGGTACAGGTGTTGGAGAAGAAGGTCAACGCCAGCGGATAGCCACCGTTGTCAAAACCAAGCCAGCTTGTTTCAACCACAATATTGAGACAGTTCGCCGCTTAACTGGGCCAGTGCGCCGTGGAGCAAAGTACGATCGCTCTTTGCGGGTGCTGGCTATAGTCAAAGAAATTGATTCCACGATTTCCACTAAATCAGGTTTGATGTTGGGGCATGGAGAAACACTCAATGAAGTCATGGAAACAATGGCTGATTTGAGGACTGTAGGATGCGATCGCCTAACTATCGGTCAGTATATGCGTCCTTCCCTAGAACATTTGCCAGTCCAAAAATATTGGACTCCCGAAGAATTTGATCAGCTGGGCAGATTAGCATGGGAAATGGGCTTCAGTCACGTTCGTTCTGGGCCTCTAGTTCGTAGTTCATACCATGCAGGGGAAGAAGAGGGAAAGATAGGGAAATGA
- a CDS encoding SMP-30/gluconolactonase/LRE family protein, which translates to MTEVLKYPVENVLKARARLGEGPIWNSNQKLLYWVDIYNHRVHQFNPATGDNSFFDVGDVVGAIAFAGENRLLVAQRHHLAFLNTQTGLLTPILETEAELPDNRFNDGKCDAQGRFWFGSMSPEKPQASLYRYDPDGSLHLMETGLTISNGLGWSPDQNTFYLTDSPQQKIYAYDFNSVTGSISNRRIFVDLTSESFYPDGLTIDSEGYIWSAMWDGWCVIRFNPEGEEILRINLPVQLPTSCTFGGQDLQTLYITTASVGLSQAQIENSFYSGDLFALQTDITGLPIYNFQG; encoded by the coding sequence ATGACTGAAGTTTTAAAATATCCAGTCGAAAATGTTTTAAAGGCGCGTGCGCGTTTAGGCGAAGGGCCTATTTGGAACTCAAATCAAAAGCTACTTTACTGGGTCGATATTTATAACCATCGGGTGCATCAGTTCAATCCTGCCACAGGAGATAACTCCTTTTTTGATGTGGGAGATGTGGTAGGAGCGATCGCCTTTGCCGGAGAAAATAGATTACTTGTAGCGCAGCGCCATCATTTAGCATTTCTCAATACTCAGACAGGTTTACTTACCCCCATTCTAGAGACTGAAGCAGAATTACCAGATAACCGTTTCAATGATGGCAAATGCGATGCTCAAGGCCGCTTTTGGTTCGGCTCAATGTCTCCTGAAAAACCGCAAGCTAGTCTTTATCGCTATGATCCAGATGGTTCATTGCATCTCATGGAAACAGGACTGACTATCTCCAATGGTTTGGGATGGAGTCCTGATCAAAACACATTTTATCTGACGGATTCTCCTCAACAAAAAATATATGCCTATGACTTTAATTCAGTAACTGGCAGTATTAGTAATCGCCGCATTTTTGTTGATTTAACTAGTGAGTCTTTCTATCCTGATGGATTGACGATAGATAGTGAAGGATATATCTGGTCTGCTATGTGGGATGGGTGGTGTGTAATTCGTTTTAATCCCGAAGGTGAGGAGATATTGCGGATAAATTTACCTGTACAATTACCAACCAGCTGCACCTTTGGTGGGCAAGATTTGCAAACACTTTATATTACCACCGCCTCAGTCGGACTCAGCCAAGCACAAATTGAAAACAGTTTCTACTCTGGTGATTTATTTGCCCTCCAGACTGATATTACTGGATTGCCTATCTATAATTTCCAGGGTTGA
- a CDS encoding NAD-dependent epimerase/dehydratase family protein: MRILIIGGTRFIGVYLTQLLVEQGHEVVLFNRGNRPAPSLPGVGQITGDRTNATQLKEKLSQEKFDVIFDNNGRELTDTQPLAEIFQDRVQHFVYMSSAGVYLKSDQLPHVEGDAIDPKSRHRGKHETETYLTQLGLPFTSIRPTYIYGPRNYNDLESWFFDRIVRDRPIPIPGNGLHITQLGHVKDLARAMTQVLGNKQAVGQIYNVSGDRFITFDGLARASAVAAGKSPDAVKIIHYDPKKFDFGKRKAFPFRVQHFFASVNKAQTELSWQPEYDLISGLQDSLENDYLASGRDQAEVDFSVDEEILQAL, encoded by the coding sequence ATGCGAATTCTAATTATAGGTGGGACTCGGTTCATTGGTGTCTACCTGACTCAACTACTGGTGGAACAGGGACATGAGGTGGTACTGTTCAATCGTGGTAATCGTCCAGCGCCTTCCTTGCCAGGAGTCGGACAAATTACAGGCGATCGCACTAATGCCACCCAATTAAAGGAAAAGTTATCACAAGAAAAGTTTGATGTCATTTTTGACAATAATGGCAGAGAACTTACTGATACCCAACCACTGGCAGAAATTTTTCAAGATCGCGTGCAACATTTTGTGTATATGAGTTCTGCCGGAGTATATCTCAAATCCGACCAGTTACCCCATGTGGAAGGTGATGCTATCGATCCGAAAAGTCGCCACCGGGGTAAGCATGAAACAGAAACTTACTTGACACAACTGGGATTACCTTTTACCTCCATTCGTCCCACCTACATTTACGGCCCCCGTAATTATAATGACTTAGAAAGCTGGTTTTTTGACAGAATTGTGCGCGATCGCCCAATTCCTATCCCAGGTAACGGATTACATATTACTCAGCTAGGTCATGTAAAAGACTTAGCAAGGGCAATGACGCAGGTTTTGGGCAATAAACAGGCAGTTGGACAGATTTACAATGTCTCCGGCGATCGCTTTATCACTTTTGATGGTTTGGCGCGTGCTAGTGCTGTAGCGGCTGGCAAGTCACCCGATGCTGTAAAAATTATTCACTACGACCCCAAAAAGTTTGATTTTGGCAAGCGCAAAGCTTTTCCATTCCGGGTGCAGCATTTCTTTGCTTCAGTAAATAAAGCTCAAACAGAATTAAGTTGGCAGCCTGAGTATGATTTGATTTCTGGATTACAAGATTCTTTGGAGAACGATTATCTGGCTTCTGGTCGAGATCAAGCTGAGGTCGATTTTTCTGTAGATGAGGAAATTTTGCAAGCTTTGTAA
- a CDS encoding photosystem I protein PsaX: protein MTAKSKDLPVAQTGAKPPYAFRTGWALFLLAINFLVAAYYFHIIE, encoded by the coding sequence ATGACAGCTAAAAGCAAAGATTTACCAGTTGCCCAAACTGGAGCTAAACCGCCCTACGCCTTTCGCACAGGCTGGGCGCTGTTCTTGTTAGCTATCAATTTCTTGGTAGCAGCCTATTATTTCCACATTATTGAATAG
- a CDS encoding response regulator — translation MASNKILVIDDTTVVRVKVREMLPPGNFDVLEAKDGMEGLNFILQEKLSLIMLDFLLPKMSGWEVFQQIQAQPELRKIPLVLMSGRKEEVTEKIPEPFEYFEFLGKPFDQKQLINAIKLAMTKAKLPRPEPVAVGAGVVAKNSTAVTSGVANGTLTTSGVANSTVPTSNAANGTTVVTSGSGATSQAEINALNEKIVKMQAEIDGLKKQLTQVVTFIKQKIK, via the coding sequence GTGGCAAGTAACAAGATTCTAGTTATCGATGACACTACAGTTGTCAGGGTAAAAGTACGCGAAATGTTGCCTCCGGGTAATTTCGATGTACTGGAAGCAAAAGATGGTATGGAAGGACTAAATTTCATCCTTCAAGAAAAACTCAGTCTGATTATGTTGGATTTTCTGTTGCCTAAAATGAGTGGCTGGGAAGTTTTCCAGCAAATTCAAGCTCAACCAGAGTTAAGGAAAATTCCTTTAGTACTCATGTCTGGTCGTAAAGAAGAGGTGACGGAAAAAATTCCAGAACCTTTTGAATATTTTGAGTTTCTGGGAAAGCCTTTTGATCAAAAGCAACTAATTAATGCAATTAAGTTAGCCATGACAAAGGCTAAACTGCCACGTCCAGAACCAGTTGCAGTAGGAGCAGGTGTTGTCGCTAAAAATAGCACAGCAGTAACCTCTGGGGTTGCAAATGGCACATTAACAACGTCTGGTGTTGCAAATAGCACAGTACCAACCTCTAATGCTGCAAACGGTACAACAGTTGTAACCTCCGGTAGCGGAGCAACTTCCCAAGCAGAAATTAATGCGTTAAATGAGAAAATTGTCAAAATGCAAGCAGAAATTGATGGCTTGAAGAAACAGCTAACTCAGGTCGTAACCTTTATTAAACAGAAAATTAAGTAG
- a CDS encoding AAA family ATPase — MSVGLGTIYTLLGYHITEQIYSGSKTIVYRGIREQDQKSVIIKLIRNEYPTFVEIAQFRNQYTITKNLDIPGIVKPLSLENYHNGYALVMEDISGVSLKDWQLGDKGKEANPISLSEFFHIAIKIASTLEAVHSNRIIHKDIKPANILINPSTGEIRLIDFSIATILPREIQFLINPNVLEGTLAYISPEQTGRMNRGIDYRTDFYSLGVTFFELLTGQLPFTSNDPMELVYSHIAKQPLKASRINSNIPPVLSDIISKLMAKNAEDRYQSALGLRHDLEVCQNHWQEAGNIPPFSLGNRDISDCFVIPEKLYGRQREVETLLAAFGRVTTGATEMILVAGFSGIGKTAVVNEIHKPIVRQRSYFIKGKFDQFQRDIPLSGLVQACRDLIGQILSETDAQIEQWKAKIVSALGTQTQVITDVIPELEQIIGQQPPVTELSGSAAQNRFNILFQRFIQVFTTKEQPLVIFLDDLQWADATSLKLIQLLIAQTASSSVSDNTEMMSESKGGLLLVGAYRDNEVSKAHLLYLTLQEIEEAGKTINTIFLAPLNQGDLNHLIADSLRCREAVAVPLTQMVFAKTKGNPFFSLQFLKALHGDGLIILNFDVGYWQYDIAKIKELALTDDVVEFMATQLGKLPINTQNILQLAACVGNQFDLKTLAIVNEKSVVDTASDLWQALIEGLILPQTEVYSFFPEDNNNQQVGVNKKESNQLQNYHTQLPRYKFVHDRVQQAAYSLIPEAQKKQIHLKIGLLLLSNIPLAEQQEKIFELVNQFNIAVEFINHQHKRDELAQMNLIAGLKALASTAYIASVKYLTTGIKLLADDSWETKYELTLALYETAVEATYLSGDFEQMQQLAEVVLAQAKTLLEKVKVYEVIIQAYGAQNQALAAVNTALNILNLLGVEFPKQPNQSDVQLAMAELTSNLNGRRIKDLIDLPEMGGTQHRAVMRILSTTTAVTYVAAPELFPLIVLKQINVSLKHGNAPLSAFAYCNYGLILTGVVGDIESGYQFGKLAVNLVDKFNAKEVKVKIMLGFCTTILHWKEHTREILKPLLESYYAALETGDLEYAAYYLNAYCYSSYFIGRELTGLEREMATYGNAISQIKQEIVFNWSTIYRQSVFNLLVNVANPCYLMGEVYNEEKMLPLHLETNDVMGIFSLYVSKLHLCYLFHEYPLAIKNATLAEKYLQGGTGQLITPLFYFYDSLARLAVYPNASDSDKNNTLNKVKANQEKIEHWAHHAPMNYLHKYYLVEAERYRIAGQYLEAMELYDRAISLAKEHEYIHEEALASELAAKFYLELGKQKIAQIYLTDAYYSYVRWGAKAKIDDLAKRYPKLLAPILHQEKLSLHPSEESSTFNNTSLLSTLSNQQTVIGTKTSISDSLDLGTFIKASQALSGEIELERLLSTLMEVVMENAGASKCALILSDSDNLALTVTAVCSSAIFEHTYTEFPSVCLESSDNLPVTLINYVKRTREIFVVDNAIAVSSLAADSYILREQPQSLLAIPIINQGKLIGILYLENNLITGAFTRDRVEVIKLLTTQAAISLENAILYKNLAQAKERLEEYNHTLEKKVEDRTQELNDKNQHLQQALQELKRTQAQLIQSEKMSSLGQMVAGIAHEINNPINFIHGNIAHTSEYIQDLLDLVSVYQQEYPRPSSLVENKTEEIDLDFIAQDLPKILDSMNVGSSRIRNIVLGLRNFSRLDESEMKLVDIHEGIDNTLMILQHRLKGKSAHPEIEVIKEYGNLPEVYCYAGQLNQVFMNLLSNAIDVLEETFVRSDFSLVEDKIQIMDEKEINLRVGFLPSQLQGEIRIVTQLTDYSTVIVRIADNGSGMTEAVQQKIFDPFFTTKSVGSGTGLGLSISYQIVVDKHKGSLTCHSTPGKGTEFVIEIPM; from the coding sequence ATGTCAGTAGGATTAGGTACAATATATACACTTCTTGGCTACCATATCACTGAGCAAATTTACTCAGGCAGCAAAACCATAGTTTATCGAGGCATTAGAGAACAAGACCAAAAATCGGTGATCATTAAACTGATCCGGAATGAATATCCAACCTTTGTAGAAATCGCTCAGTTCCGCAATCAATACACTATTACCAAAAATCTTGACATTCCTGGCATAGTTAAACCTTTGAGCTTAGAAAATTACCATAACGGCTATGCCTTGGTGATGGAAGACATTAGCGGGGTTTCTCTCAAAGACTGGCAATTAGGGGACAAAGGAAAGGAAGCAAACCCTATTTCTCTAAGTGAGTTTTTTCATATCGCCATTAAAATTGCTTCTACTCTTGAGGCAGTGCATAGCAATCGCATCATTCACAAAGATATCAAGCCTGCCAATATCCTAATTAACCCTTCTACAGGTGAGATAAGACTCATAGACTTCAGTATCGCCACTATCCTGCCGCGAGAAATTCAATTTCTCATTAATCCTAATGTTTTAGAAGGAACACTGGCTTACATTTCCCCTGAACAAACTGGGAGGATGAACCGAGGTATTGACTACCGGACTGATTTTTATTCTCTTGGTGTCACCTTCTTTGAACTTCTCACCGGACAGTTACCCTTTACCAGTAATGACCCGATGGAGTTAGTTTACTCTCACATTGCTAAACAACCACTAAAGGCAAGCCGTATTAACTCCAATATTCCCCCAGTGTTATCTGACATCATTAGCAAACTAATGGCAAAAAACGCTGAAGACCGCTATCAGAGCGCTTTAGGGTTAAGGCATGACTTGGAGGTGTGCCAAAATCATTGGCAAGAGGCTGGTAATATTCCTCCCTTTAGCTTGGGAAATCGGGACATCTCAGACTGCTTCGTCATCCCCGAAAAGCTCTATGGTCGTCAACGAGAAGTTGAAACCCTACTCGCTGCTTTTGGGCGCGTGACAACTGGAGCAACAGAAATGATATTAGTTGCAGGATTCTCTGGCATTGGTAAAACTGCGGTAGTCAACGAAATCCACAAACCCATAGTCCGGCAGCGTAGCTACTTTATTAAAGGGAAATTTGATCAGTTCCAACGTGACATTCCCTTGTCAGGATTAGTACAAGCTTGTCGTGACTTAATCGGACAAATTTTGAGTGAAACTGATGCCCAAATTGAACAGTGGAAAGCCAAAATTGTTTCAGCATTAGGTACACAAACTCAGGTGATTACTGATGTTATTCCTGAGCTGGAACAAATTATTGGTCAGCAACCCCCAGTTACAGAACTCTCTGGTAGTGCTGCTCAAAATCGGTTCAATATATTGTTTCAAAGATTTATTCAAGTTTTTACTACTAAAGAACAACCCTTAGTTATCTTTCTAGATGACTTGCAATGGGCTGATGCTACTTCTTTAAAATTAATTCAATTATTAATAGCTCAAACTGCATCGTCTTCTGTTTCAGATAACACTGAGATGATGAGTGAGTCTAAGGGAGGTTTACTGCTGGTTGGTGCTTATCGAGATAACGAAGTTTCAAAAGCACATCTCCTTTATTTAACACTACAAGAAATTGAAGAAGCGGGAAAAACTATTAATACAATTTTCCTAGCACCCTTAAACCAGGGGGATTTAAACCATCTAATTGCAGATAGTTTGCGTTGTCGAGAAGCCGTTGCTGTTCCTCTCACCCAAATGGTATTTGCAAAAACTAAAGGTAATCCCTTCTTTTCTCTACAATTTCTAAAAGCTTTGCACGGTGATGGTCTAATAATATTAAACTTTGATGTTGGTTATTGGCAGTATGATATTGCAAAGATCAAAGAATTAGCTCTCACAGATGATGTAGTAGAATTTATGGCGACTCAATTAGGGAAGTTGCCAATAAATACTCAAAATATTTTGCAGCTTGCTGCCTGTGTTGGCAACCAATTTGACTTAAAAACACTGGCTATTGTCAATGAAAAATCTGTAGTAGATACAGCATCTGATTTATGGCAAGCATTAATTGAGGGGCTGATTTTACCTCAAACTGAAGTTTATAGCTTCTTTCCGGAGGATAATAATAACCAACAAGTAGGTGTTAATAAAAAAGAATCCAATCAGTTACAAAATTATCATACACAGCTACCAAGATATAAATTTGTACATGATCGAGTACAGCAAGCTGCTTATTCTTTGATTCCTGAAGCTCAAAAAAAGCAAATCCACCTAAAAATTGGGTTGTTGCTGTTAAGCAATATTCCTCTTGCAGAACAACAAGAAAAGATTTTTGAGCTTGTGAATCAGTTCAATATCGCAGTCGAATTCATCAATCATCAGCATAAGCGAGATGAGTTGGCCCAAATGAATCTGATTGCTGGACTTAAGGCTCTGGCATCAACGGCTTATATCGCTTCCGTTAAGTATTTAACTACTGGAATCAAATTGCTAGCAGATGATAGCTGGGAGACAAAGTATGAGCTAACCCTAGCTTTGTATGAAACAGCAGTAGAAGCAACATACTTAAGCGGCGACTTTGAACAGATGCAGCAATTAGCAGAAGTAGTATTAGCACAAGCTAAAACCCTACTGGAGAAAGTGAAAGTTTATGAAGTTATAATTCAGGCTTATGGAGCGCAGAATCAAGCACTTGCAGCAGTTAATACAGCACTGAATATTCTGAATTTGTTAGGAGTGGAGTTTCCTAAACAACCTAACCAGTCTGATGTTCAATTAGCAATGGCAGAATTGACATCAAATCTAAACGGGAGGCGCATTAAAGACTTAATTGATCTGCCAGAGATGGGGGGAACCCAGCATAGGGCTGTTATGCGTATCCTATCGACTACAACTGCTGTTACTTATGTTGCTGCTCCTGAATTATTTCCGTTGATTGTTCTCAAACAAATAAACGTATCCCTTAAACATGGTAACGCTCCCTTATCTGCTTTTGCCTATTGCAATTATGGATTAATACTTACTGGTGTAGTAGGAGATATTGAGTCTGGCTATCAGTTTGGCAAATTAGCTGTAAATTTGGTGGATAAATTCAATGCTAAAGAAGTCAAAGTTAAGATTATGCTGGGATTTTGTACCACTATTTTGCATTGGAAGGAACATACTAGGGAAATATTAAAACCTTTACTGGAGAGTTACTATGCAGCATTAGAAACAGGAGATTTAGAATATGCAGCATACTATCTTAACGCTTACTGCTACTCTTCTTACTTTATCGGTCGAGAATTGACAGGATTGGAACGAGAGATGGCAACCTACGGTAATGCTATCAGTCAAATCAAGCAAGAAATAGTATTTAACTGGAGTACTATCTATAGGCAGAGTGTCTTTAACTTGCTAGTAAATGTAGCAAATCCTTGTTACTTAATGGGTGAAGTCTATAATGAGGAAAAAATGCTACCCCTTCATCTTGAAACAAATGATGTAATGGGAATTTTTTCTTTATATGTAAGCAAACTACATCTATGCTACCTATTTCATGAATATCCTTTAGCCATTAAAAATGCCACTCTAGCAGAAAAATATTTACAGGGTGGCACAGGACAGCTAATTACTCCTCTTTTCTATTTTTATGATTCATTAGCAAGACTAGCAGTATATCCTAATGCGTCCGATTCCGATAAAAACAACACTCTAAATAAAGTTAAAGCTAATCAGGAAAAAATTGAACATTGGGCGCATCATGCACCAATGAATTATTTACATAAATATTATCTTGTAGAAGCCGAGCGGTATCGCATTGCTGGTCAATATCTTGAAGCAATGGAATTATATGATCGCGCTATCTCCCTCGCTAAAGAACATGAATATATTCATGAAGAAGCTTTAGCTAGCGAACTTGCCGCTAAATTCTATCTAGAATTGGGCAAACAGAAAATTGCACAAATATATTTAACTGATGCCTACTATAGCTATGTTCGCTGGGGAGCTAAAGCCAAAATTGACGATTTGGCAAAACGCTATCCCAAATTACTAGCTCCCATACTTCACCAAGAAAAACTCAGCCTCCATCCTAGCGAAGAAAGTAGTACTTTCAATAACACGTCCCTCTTATCTACCTTGAGCAATCAACAAACTGTTATTGGCACTAAGACAAGCATTTCTGACTCTTTGGATTTAGGGACGTTCATCAAAGCATCTCAAGCACTTTCTGGGGAAATTGAACTTGAACGACTACTTTCTACCTTAATGGAAGTTGTAATGGAGAACGCCGGAGCCTCTAAGTGTGCTTTAATTTTGAGCGATAGTGATAACTTAGCATTAACTGTGACTGCGGTTTGTTCAAGTGCAATTTTTGAGCATACTTACACTGAGTTTCCATCAGTTTGCTTAGAGTCAAGCGATAATCTTCCTGTTACTTTAATTAACTACGTTAAACGTACCAGAGAAATATTCGTAGTAGATAACGCAATAGCTGTTTCTTCCCTAGCAGCTGATAGCTACATTCTCCGTGAGCAGCCTCAGAGCTTGTTGGCTATACCTATTATTAATCAAGGCAAATTGATTGGTATTCTTTATCTAGAAAATAATCTGATTACAGGAGCATTTACACGCGATCGCGTAGAAGTTATCAAACTCCTCACGACTCAAGCCGCAATATCTCTAGAGAATGCGATCCTCTACAAAAATTTAGCACAAGCTAAAGAACGGCTGGAAGAATACAACCATACGCTAGAGAAAAAAGTTGAAGATAGGACACAGGAACTAAACGATAAAAATCAACATTTACAACAAGCTCTACAGGAATTAAAACGCACCCAAGCACAATTAATTCAAAGTGAAAAAATGTCTTCTTTGGGGCAAATGGTGGCAGGAATTGCTCACGAAATTAATAACCCTATCAATTTCATTCATGGAAACATTGCCCACACTAGTGAGTATATCCAAGATTTGCTAGATTTGGTTAGTGTATATCAGCAAGAATACCCACGCCCTTCATCTCTAGTTGAGAATAAAACGGAGGAGATTGACCTAGATTTTATAGCACAAGACCTGCCAAAGATTCTCGATTCTATGAATGTTGGAAGTTCGCGCATCCGGAATATTGTTTTGGGCTTACGTAACTTCTCTCGCTTAGATGAATCAGAAATGAAACTTGTAGATATTCATGAGGGAATTGATAACACATTGATGATTTTACAGCACAGACTCAAAGGAAAGAGCGCTCACCCTGAGATTGAAGTCATCAAAGAATATGGAAATTTGCCAGAGGTATATTGTTATGCTGGGCAGCTCAATCAGGTGTTTATGAATCTTCTCAGTAATGCAATTGATGTTTTAGAAGAGACATTTGTCAGGAGTGATTTCTCATTAGTAGAAGACAAAATACAAATAATGGATGAAAAAGAGATAAATCTGAGAGTCGGTTTTTTACCATCACAACTTCAGGGAGAAATTCGCATTGTTACACAACTAACAGATTATTCTACAGTAATAGTTCGAATTGCTGATAACGGTTCTGGGATGACAGAAGCAGTGCAACAGAAAATATTTGACCCATTTTTTACTACCAAGTCGGTAGGAAGTGGCACAGGATTGGGTTTGTCAATTAGCTATCAGATTGTCGTGGACAAACACAAAGGTAGTTTAACTTGTCATTCCACGCCAGGAAAGGGTACTGAATTCGTCATTGAGATACCTATGTAA
- a CDS encoding branched-chain amino acid ABC transporter permease, which translates to MDAQFAQLIVNGIAVGSIIALAAVGLTLTYGILRLSNFAHGDFLTLGAYLTWLVNTLGVNIWLSMILAAVGTVAAMLLSEKLLWSRMRSIRATSTTLIIISIGLALFLRNGIIFIWGGKNQSYDVPVTPALDILGLKVPQNQLLVLGLAVLAILALHYLLQNTKIGKAMRAVADDLDLARVSGINVDRVIFWTWLIAGSLTSLGGSMYGLITAVRPNMGWFLILPLFASVILGGIGNPYGAIAAAFIIGIVQEVSTSIPWLGSQYKPGVALLIMILVLLIRPKGLFKGTI; encoded by the coding sequence ATGGATGCACAATTTGCTCAACTAATTGTCAATGGAATTGCAGTAGGGAGTATTATTGCCCTAGCCGCAGTCGGACTCACGCTCACCTATGGGATTTTACGGTTATCTAATTTTGCCCACGGTGACTTTCTTACTTTAGGGGCTTATCTTACTTGGTTAGTGAATACTTTAGGAGTCAATATTTGGTTATCGATGATACTAGCGGCAGTAGGAACAGTAGCGGCGATGCTGTTATCCGAAAAGTTACTGTGGTCAAGGATGCGTTCTATCCGTGCTACTTCCACTACGTTGATTATTATCTCTATTGGACTTGCCTTATTTCTTCGCAACGGAATTATTTTTATTTGGGGCGGCAAGAACCAAAGTTATGATGTGCCTGTTACTCCTGCTTTAGATATTTTGGGCTTAAAGGTGCCACAAAATCAATTATTGGTATTAGGGTTGGCAGTCTTGGCAATTTTAGCGCTGCACTACCTCTTACAAAACACCAAAATTGGTAAGGCAATGCGAGCAGTAGCTGACGATCTGGACTTAGCTAGAGTATCTGGTATCAATGTTGATAGAGTAATCTTTTGGACTTGGTTAATTGCTGGCTCTCTGACATCTTTAGGCGGCAGTATGTATGGGTTGATTACAGCTGTGCGTCCAAATATGGGATGGTTTTTGATTTTGCCACTATTTGCCTCAGTAATTCTTGGTGGGATTGGTAACCCCTACGGTGCGATCGCCGCCGCCTTTATCATTGGTATCGTCCAGGAAGTCAGCACTAGTATCCCTTGGCTGGGTTCACAATATAAACCAGGTGTAGCACTGTTGATTATGATTTTGGTGCTGCTAATTCGTCCCAAAGGTTTATTCAAAGGCACGATTTGA